From one Mya arenaria isolate MELC-2E11 chromosome 4, ASM2691426v1 genomic stretch:
- the LOC128232595 gene encoding uncharacterized protein LOC128232595 has protein sequence MSYANAQQIQAVHQEVLEVNSTTKFVLKRVNELSNALQNNHCSPACAKFKKEILEEIGVLSESVDELNKQEVKRSTQYEDERRIREEETRIQEEERRNKDEERRVRESIMQDEIDQLKQTVEEFRTNLNRMIANGHPVLETKHDKPSIRSTGKELVLKRNQTVAHVPTRGSSTNQSSRSLMSQNYDRNDRGLQPARETRLNFSRRPQSQGNETIASTNPSSLKQLTWDETSNESSKVDESTAEEKAFFGTNEVWIVEAKNELHTSQAEVGSLEGVFTILLVDTSSSMRQDGAWNETSTFVHDYLAGLQRMASEQGCEEYVALVTFGKVTGCIQRFTQSYEKILQAFEKIKPGGPSPLYGGLLLAQAIFLSPADTLPSLTNGLMVHPKLILITDGYPTESCLYRGPDATVANIAPETLQDILAATEHAVRSTDGPVADMFILPVGRANREFIKVLLGDAIFGKILHFRDGQSFSRRLMLTGKILPELFSDPFLMSLLRHDPTRFYRDRIPVDDPSITRLDTEQMLEIIDMDQKRRLAKANEVNPYNEEPDGTFPRIGSRVRRGPDWDKEDQDGEGPGTVVGHRKEFGGNVVFVNWDASGKVFQYEYGHRDRYGVWPVNEPRRLHPGQPLDVGCYVTPAKDWSGDAAIVGQKGVVLLVRRKETIRMVVVRWNIGSIGEYSYGEDKRFEVKMCEPCELQPLGERQRPLRNQPLTQRQRAGENQPPAIKPSKNKNKNK, from the exons ATGAGCTATGCTAACGCACAACAAATTCAG GCCGTCCACCAAGAGGTATTGGAAGTTAACAGCACTACCAAGTTTGTTCTGAAACGGGTTAACGAACTCAGCAATGCACTCCAAAACAATCATTGCTCTCCAGCATG TGCGAAATTCAAAAAAGAGATACTAGAAg AGATAGGAGTTTTGTCGGAATCTGTGGATGAACTTAATAAGCAAGAGGTTAAAAGATCAACACAATATGAGGACGAACGAAGGATACGTGAGGAAGAAACAAGAATTCAAGAAGAGGAGAGAAGAAATAAGGATGAGGAAAGGAGAGTACGCGAGTCTATAATGCAAGATGAAAtagatcaattaaaacaaacggTGGAAGAGTTTAGGACTAATCTAAACCGGATGATTGCCAATGGCCATCCGGTTcttgaaacaaaacatgataaaCCATCTATAAGAAGCACAGGAAAAGAGCTTGTTCTGAAACGTAACCAAACAGTGGCACATGTACCAACTCGAGGTTCATCAACTAATCAGAGTTCTCGCTCTTTAATGTCCCAAAATTATGACCGCAATGACAGGGGTTTGCAACCGGCTAGAGAAACGCGACTAAACTTTTCAAGGCGACCACAAAGTCAGGGAAATGAAACAATTGCGTCAACCAATCCGAGTTCATTGAAGCAGTTAACATGGGACGAAACATCAAACGAGAGCTCAAAAGTCGACG aGTCGACCGCCGAGGAGAAGGCTTTCTTTGGGACCAATGAGGTTTGGATAGTGGAAGCAAAGAACGAGTTACACACAA GTCAGGCCGAGGTGGGGTCCTTGGAGGGAGTGTTTACGATTCTGCTTGTGGACACGTCATCCAGCATGAGGCAAGATGGTGCTTGGAACGAGACTTCAACCTTTGTACACGACTATCTAGCAG GTCTTCAGCGAATGGCCAGTGAACAAGGGTGTGAGGAATATGTGGCGTTGGTAACCTTTGGCAAAGTGACGGGGTGCATACAGCGGTTCACACAATCATATGAAAAAATTCTGCAAGCATTTG AGAAAATAAAGCCTGGAGGACCAAGTCCGTTATACGGGGGATTACTTCTGGCCCAGGCAATTTTCCTGTCACCAGCAG ACACATTGCCAAGTCTGACGAACGGACTTATGGTGCACCCGAAGTTGATACTAATAACGGACGGATACCCGACGGAAAGTTGTCTTTACAGAGGGCCCGATGCCACAGTTGCAAACATTGCACCAGAG ACTTTACAGGATATACTTGCAGCAACAGAACACGCTGTTAGAAGCACAGACGGGCCTGTAGCAGATATGTTCATTTTACCTGTCGGAAGAGCCAACAGG GAATTTATCAAAGTGCTTCTCGGTGACGCCATTTTCGGGAAAATACTGCATTTTAGGGATGGTCAATCATTTTCTAGACGACTAATGCTAACG GGAAAAATCCTCCCGGAACTGTTTTCAGATCCTTTCTTAATGTCACTACTTAGACATGACCCAACACGTTTCTACAGAGATAGAATACCCGTTGACGACCCAAGTATTACTCGACTTGATACG GAGCAAATGCTAGAAATAATAGATATGGACCAGAAACGCCGTTTGGCAAAGGCAAATGAAGTAAACCCTTACAACGAGGAACCTGATGGTACGTTCCCTCGGATTGGTTCCCGAGTACGACGAGGCCCGGACTGGGACAAGGAAGACCAAGACGGGGAGGGGCCTGGGACAGTTGTGGGGCACAGGAAGGAAT TTGGTGGCAACGTCGTGTTTGTGAACTGGGACGCCTCGGGCAAGGTGTTCCAGTATGAGTATGGGCACCGTGACCGTTACGGGGTGTGGCCAGTGAACGAGCCGAGGAGGCTCCACCCCGGGCAGCCGCTTGACGTGGGGTGCTACGTTACTCCGG CAAAGGACTGGTCGGGCGATGCAGCTATTGTAGGCCAAAAAGGAGTTGTACTTTTGGTACGCAGGAAAGAAACCATTAGGATGGTAGtc GTGCGATGGAATATTGGAAGTATTGGGGAATATTCTTATGGTGAAGACAAGCGTTTTGAGGTGAAAATGTG TGAGCCGTGTGAGCTTCAGCCTCTGGGGGAAAGACAACGCCCTTTGAGAAACCAGCCCCTTACGCAGAGGCAAAGAGCAGGAGAAAACCAACCACCCGCCATCAAACCgagcaaaaataaaaacaaaaacaaatga